A DNA window from Hordeum vulgare subsp. vulgare chromosome 1H, MorexV3_pseudomolecules_assembly, whole genome shotgun sequence contains the following coding sequences:
- the LOC123402963 gene encoding AAA-ATPase At3g50940-like, with protein sequence MSSGEYERYVAMAATAAGAAMVLNGLMNELLPYELRDALTISASDVVRRLRARLSSTHTVVVDEAEGLAPNQLFDAARAYLASLSGASSAAPRLRASRVNEAQGILVTMDHGEEAVDVHDGVRYTWRLVSRDPVGNAGGSFAGQGSGAGHTGRRGPHGGCHRSFELSFHKKHKEQALASYLPFVVDAAKAIRDRHRDLKMHMIEYDAWTPVDLRHPSTFDTLAMDGDLKRSVMDDLERFVRRKDYYRRTGRAWKRGYLLYGPPGTGKSSLVAAMANYLKFDIYDLELTEVKSNSDLRRLLVGMSNRSILVVEDIDCSIDLPQRGDQGGEKRGKHSFTGGEDNEDKVTLSGLLNFVDGLWSTSGEERIIVFTTNYKERLDPALLRPGRMDMHIHMGYCSPESFKILARNYHSVDDDHTMYPEIEKLMEEVPITPAEVAEVLMRNDGANAALSDLVVFLKTKRGEVGANKGMKHREGNKVDKYEQTMVLYGCP encoded by the exons ATGTCCTCCGGGGAGTACGAGCGGTACGTGGccatggcggcgacggcggcgggggcggcgatGGTGCTCAACGGGCTCATGAACGAGCTGCTGCCCTACGAGCTCCGCGACGCGCTGACCATCTCCGCCTCCGACGTCGTGCGCCGCCTCCGCGCCCGCCTCTCCTCCACCCACACCGTCGTCGTCGACGAGGCCGAGGGCCTGGCGCCCAACCAGCTCTTCGACGCCGCCCGCGCCTACCTCGCCTCCCTCTCCGGCGCCTCCTCCGCCGCGCCCCGCCTGCGCGCCTCCCGCGTGAACGAAGCCCAGGGCATCCTCGTCACCATGGACCACGGCGAGGAGGCCGTCGACGTCCACGACGGCGTCAGGTACACCTGGCGCCTCGTCTCCCGCGACCCCGTCGGCAACGCTGGCGGCTCCTTCGCAGGCCAGGGCTCCGGCGCGGGCCACACCGGCCGCCGCGGCCCGCACGGTGGCTGCCACAGGTCCTTCGAGCTCAGCTTCCATAAGAAGCACAAGGAGCAGGCGCTCGCCTCGTACCTCCCGTTCGTCGTCGACGCCGCCAAGGCCATCCGGGACCGCCACCGGGACCTCAAGATGCACATGATCGAGTACGACGCGTGGACACCCGTCGACctccgccacccctccaccttcGACACGCTCGCCATGGACGGCGACCTCAAGCGGTCCGTCATGGACGACCTCGAGCGCTTCGTCAGGAGGAAGGACTACTACCGGCGGACAGGCAGGGCGTGGAAGCGCGGGTACCTGCTCTACGGCCCGCCCGGCACCGGCAAGTCCAGCCTCGTTGCCGCCATGGCCAACTACCTCAAGTTCGACATCTACGACCTCGAGCTCACCGAGGTCAAGTCCAACTCGGACCTCCGCAGGCTGCTCGTCGGCATGAGCAACCGATCCATCCTCGTCGTCGAGGACATCGACTGCAGCATCGATCTGCCGCAGCGTGGCGACCAAGGCGGCGAGAAGCGTGGGAAGCACAGCTTCACCGGAGGAGAAGACAATGAGGACAAG GTGACGTTGTCCGGGCTGCTCAACTTCGTCGACGGGCTGTGGTCGACGAGCGGGGAGGAGAGGATCATCGTCTTCACCACCAACTACAAGGAGCGGCTCGACCCGGCATTGCTGCGGCCCGGCAGGATGGACATGCACATCCACATGGGGTACTGCAGCCCGGAGTCCTTCAAGATCCTGGCGAGGAACTACCACTCCGTCGACGATGACCACACCATGTACCCGGAGATCGAGAAGCTGATGGAGGAGGTGCCGATCACGCCGGCGGAGGTTGCCGAGGTCCTGATGAGGAACGACGGCGCCAACGCCGCACTCAGTGACCTCGTCGTGTTCCTCAAGACAAAGAGGGGAGAAGTCGGTGCGAACAAGGGCATGAAACATCGTGAAGGCAACAAGGTGGATAAATATGAGCAGACAATGGTGTTGTACGGCTGTCCGTAA
- the LOC123402970 gene encoding uncharacterized protein LOC123402970 translates to MAVCLANLVAALVVLRSLTSSAPAPKHEAPALATPRRAHDSGDVVFLETFDAYVVGKENAPGVVVLQEWWGIDYEVKNHAIHISQIDDGYKALIRDLYRGKVALEVAEAQHLMEGLDWPGAIKDIQASVKWLKENGSPKGPKLL, encoded by the exons ATGGCCGTCTGCCTCGCCAACCTCGTCGCCGCGCTGGTCGTGCTCCGCTCCCTCACCTCCTCCGCCCCCGCGCCCAAACATGAGGCGCCCGCCCTCGCGACCCCTCGTCGTGCCCACGACTCTG gtgatgttgtatttcttgAGACCTTTGATGCATATGTTGTTGGCAAAGAAAACGCTCCTGGAGTTGTAGTACTGCAAGAGTGGTGGGGCATTGATTATGAGGTCAAGAATCATGCCATCCATATTTCCCAGATCGATGATGGATACAAGGCACTTATTCGAGA TTTGTACCGTGGGAAGGTTGCTTTGGAGGTAGCTGAGGCACAACATCTGATGGAAGGACTAGACTGGCCGGGTGCAATCAAGGATATTCAGGCTTCAGTTAAGTGGCTGAAGGAAAATGGATCACCCAAG GGTCCGAAGCTGCTGTAG